From Aedes albopictus strain Foshan chromosome 1, AalbF5, whole genome shotgun sequence, one genomic window encodes:
- the LOC109414679 gene encoding putative lipoyltransferase 2, mitochondrial, whose amino-acid sequence MSRVVHVLRAGKLGYQKSLNLQKVVSSAVLNGEQPNVLILTEHDPVYTVGIRTKSYGSEEEHRLRELGAEFFRTNRGGLITFHGPGQLVAYPVLNLKHFQPSVRWYVCHIEKTVIDLCRRYGLKAGTTEDTGVWIGNRKICAIGIHASRYVTTHGLALNCDNDLRWFRHIVPCGIEGKGVTSLSGELNREVTVGEATRKFLESFQDILQCDLLEYDPEKQREILEHAA is encoded by the coding sequence ATGTCCCGCGTAGTACACGTTCTACGAGCCGGCAAGCTCGGCTATCAAAAGTCACTGAATCTGCAGAAAGTGGTGTCTTCGGCCGTACTAAATGGGGAGCAACCAAATGTGCTGATCCTGACCGAACACGACCCGGTCTACACCGTTGGAATCCGAACGAAGTCCTACGGCTCGGAAGAGGAACATCGTCTGCGAGAACTGGGAGCGGAATTCTTCCGAACTAACCGGGGCGGTCTAATAACGTTTCACGGTCCGGGCCAGCTGGTGGCCTATCCGGTGTTGAATCTGAAACACTTCCAGCCCAGCGTCCGGTGGTACGTTTGCCACATCGAGAAGACGGTGATCGATCTCTGCCGGAGGTACGGATTGAAGGCCGGGACAACGGAGGATACGGGAGTTTGGATCGGCAATAGGAAGATCTGTGCGATCGGAATCCATGCGAGCAGGTATGTCACGACACACGGGTTGGCGCTGAATTGCGATAACGATCTGAGGTGGTTTCGACACATTGTCCCCTGTGGAATCGAGGGCAAGGGAGTCACCTCGTTGAGTGGGGAGTTGAATCGGGAAGTTACGGTTGGGGAAGCGACgcggaaatttctggaaagtttCCAAGACATTTTACAATGTGATTTGCTGGAGTATGATCCGGAGAAGCAACGTGAGATTTTGGAACATGCGGCGTAG
- the LOC109401872 gene encoding 3'-5' exonuclease — protein sequence MSKRSLPLWMRDAELSPAPGSKKRVLSESTINETVATAVILPAKDAQLELTEQKQQPDQEDTPRRRLRSNFKIADEIPKREPTVQLNIEDVPFIDYRGKIRYYTDMRDMAFACDQLVQWVEKRCAIEHPVVPIAFDLEWPFSFQTGPGRTALMQLCLETDVCYLFQLSCVKKLPAAVLQLLTHPRVQLHGVNVKNDFRKLARDFPEANADALIERCVDLGGWYNRIHGSCGVWSMERLVLQVCRLRVDKNKKVRMSKWHVLPLSDDQKMYAAVDVYIGQEIYLRLKDKERQLELEQQELNLALNPPQTE from the exons atgtccaaaagaAGTTTACCACTTTGGATGCGCGACGCGGAACTGTCCCCTGCACCGGGATCGAAaaagcgagttctttcggaaagcACGATCAATGAAACCGTCGCCACCGCCGTCATTCTTCCGGCAAAAGACGCCCAGCTGGAGCTGACTGAGCAGAAACAGCAACCGGATCAAGAGGATACTCCTCGTCGAAGGCTTCGCAGCAACTTCAAGATCGCGGATGAAATTCCCAAGCGTGAACCGACCGTACAGCTAAACATCGAGGATGTCCCTTTTATCGACTACCGAGGAAAGATCCGGTACTACACGGACATGCGGGACATGGCCTTTGCGTGCGACCAGCTGGTGCAGTGGGTGGAGAAGAGATGCGCCATAGAGCATCCGGTGGTGCCGATCGCATTCGATTTGGAGTGGCCTTTCAGTTTCCAAACCGGTCCGGGTCGGACCGCGCTGATGCAGCTCTGCCTGGAAACGGACGTTTGCTATCTGTTTCAGTTGTCGTGCGTGAAGAAGCTACCGGCGGCGGTGCTGCAGCTGCTGACCCATCCGCGGGTGCAGCTGCACGGGGTCAACGTGAAGAACGACTTTCGGAAGTTGGCACGCGATTTTCCGGAGGCGAATGCCGACGCGCTGATCGAGCGGTGTGTGGATTTGGGCGGGTGGTACAATCGGATTCACGGGTCGTGCGGGGTGTGGAGCATGGAACGGCTGGTGCTGCAGGTTTGCCGCCTGAGGGTGGACAAGAACAAGAAGGTCCGGATGAGCAAGTGGCACGTGCTGCCGCTGAGCGACGACCAGAAGATGTACGCCGCCGTGGATGTTTAT ATCGGTCAGGAAATCTACCTGCGGTTGAAGGATAAGGAGCGCCAGCTGGAACTGGAACAGCAGGAGCTGAATCTCGCCTTGAATCCCCCACAGACGGAATAA
- the LOC134287762 gene encoding uncharacterized protein LOC134287762, with translation MPKKSKNVTNTGGIDNPCKKCNQILGDDNWVCCDVCESWVHFQCAGVNQSIADKSWKCGDCLADWDGTDVTSKSGVSFNESSVSKSSSRASQRLQLSLQHLEDQRRLNKLRAEEELQMKQKEEEARLQMQQREEEARLQMQQREEEARLKRLQMEEAAKLKQLDEEQEYLKQRYSLLMQIADEKDASSKRSGVSGRSRRTGVSVKSKRDQLEKWLKGAAVGDVGQPKPSSSGIKVALPVHPVSESVQSPVVMGESQLPVVSLPNSSSQCSVPVNVNPPRPSASGTIGNVPNLAKSYEQLLSGQEVPVVSSVPASVAERFVSSVPQRPVASSDISAILPRLLDIRVGNTDSMAVTLPSVTFAARDTIVSSAPGISSQAFVGSSGLMSTVYGSHPYYTAAPIAQLPPTNAVASEDFVRVNPSQSCFGSVPPPGVPHSSAVLHGNAPLGYSSTSPVMNSFGPSTAGAGLPNATQSSPAVGPTSAQLAARQVMPRELPKFNGDPQEWPIFYSSFKNTTEVCGYTDAENLARLQRSLGGSALEAVRSRLLLPASVPYVIETLHKLYGRAEILISSLLKKVRNVPAPKAENLSSIVAYGLAIQNLVDHIILADQQAHLANPMLLQELVDKLPTSLKMQWGTYKQGVAYVNLATFNGFMAGLVNLASELTIDVDCAQNQHKQVRVEKSKPREKLFTHANESSDAARKEKDTTERTISKACSYCGKDNHQILNCSGFKSLDIGARWKAMRQKNLCRLCLVPHRKWPCHSKKECGVDGCRFRHHMLLHSNPTSRSESAETTKPTEAVQHNYHHTKSFSLFRYLPVTIYEDGKQIEIYAFLDDGSSSTLLEEAVAVQLGIDGEPDNLWLGWTGKIGRHEKSSKRVNVELSGAGKQNTFQLSNVRTVRELGLPSQTLNYSDLSRSYPHLQGLPVSSYVNAKPSMIIGIEHVHLLTSLKLREGGRSDPVATKTRLGWCVYGRNSGSEGSVEQLNLHVGQEMSNSDLYDSMKKFFAVEEAVVTKHLESDEDQRARSILEATTVRRGTRIESGLLWRKDNMHFPESYKMAMNRLLGLEKRLSRDSELRQRVNEQINSLEQKQYISKASQEEVGSLDTRRVWFLPLGVVINPKKPGKIRMVWDAAAKAHGVCFNDMLLKGPDLLVSLVDVLLRFRQGKVAVCSDIREMFLRILIRDEDRWSQCFLWRSNPEEEVQVYVINVAMFGATSSPCTAQFGKNWNASDYSEQYPRAVEAVTKNHYVDDFLDSVNSVEEAVQLVQQVQDIHAAAGFQFGKILSNEKAVLDQLGETSAAISKPLPVDKDRICERVLGVTWIPSEDAFTFNQQGLEEVLGADWAAPTKRQVLRIVMKLYDPLGFIAHFVVQGKILMQEIWRTGTSWDEFIADQPRELWIRWIEQYRQINEVNVPRCFFKDFCPQQVSDIQVHGFTDASVSACACVAYLRTTVDGESQCSLIAAKTKVAPLRTLSIPRLELQAAMMGSRLLQNICSALSIDIHKRFLWSDSATVLAWLRSDSRRYHQFVSFRVGEILSLTSVDEWRYVPSRENVADDATKWNGGPSFDPGCRWYQGPAFLHDPESQWPTERPGDTAEADVTTEEIRLVAVHRTVVEVIDIERFSHWNRLLRATAYVHRAVAVWKHSTSGTRSLKVLSQSEFAKAEETLWRQAQAQAYPEEVQLLEEGQSVAKCSSIRALSPFLDDKGVLRVGGRIEQAPSIAYEAKHPVVLPRSHRITYLVVLSFHQQFLHANTETVCNELRQRFYIPRMRTVVRSVCRSCQYCKIKKAAPVPPMMGPLPKVRLTPFIRPFTYVGVDYLGHFEVKVGRSIVKRWICLFTCLTVRAVHLELAHSLSTKSCVMAFRRFVNRRGAPMEVFSDNGTNFVGASRQLTEEIQKTKAINEDCAATFTNARTQWHFNVPAAPHMGGPWERMVKSVKVAMAAISDSPHHPSDEVFETIKLEAEGIVNSRPLTYVPLDAADQEALTPNHFLLYGSSGIKQPTVDQSVSLRESWSVARNIVDEFWRRWVLEYLPMLTRRTKWFENVKPLEPGDMVVIIDEQRRNSWERGWILEVFPDKSGQVRSAVVETARGVFARPAVKLAVPDVSSNDMKADEVAPETEVVHGAGNVTGNTVDRETTVKPPSVPSQLSGCHRVD, from the coding sequence ATGCCGAAAAAGAGCAAGAATGTTACCAACACGGGGGGAATTGATAACCCATGCAAAAAATGCAATCAAATACTGGGAGATGATAATTGGGTCTGTTGCGATGTGTGCGAATCGTGGGTACATTTTCAGTGCGCGGGTGTAAATCAGTCAATCGCGGATAAAAGCTGGAAGTGCGGTGACTGTCTAGCCGATTGGGACGGCACCGATGTAACATCAAAATCGGGAGTGTCGTTCAATGAATCGTCTGTGAGTAAAAGTAGTAGTCGTGCATCTCAACGATTGCAGCTTAGCCTGCAGCACCTAGAGGACCAACGGAGGCTGAACAAGTTGCGGGCGGAGGAAGAGCTGCAGATGaagcagaaagaagaagaagcacgATTGCAGATGCAACAAAGGGAAGAAGAAGCGCGGCTGCAGATGCAACAAAGAGAAGAAGAAGCTCGATTGAAGAGGCTGCAGATGGAGGAAGCAGCTAAACTGAAGCAACTGGATGAAGAGCAGGAGTATTTGAAGCAGAGGTACTCACTACTGATGCAGATTGCGGACGAGAAAGATGCATCGAGTAAGCGAAGTGGAGTTAGCGGAAGAAGTCGACGAACCGGAGTAAGTGTGAAGAGTAAACGCGATCAGTTGGAAAAGTGGTTGAAGGGAGCTGCGGTAGGCGATGTTGGACAGCCAAAGCCATCGTCGTCGGGAATTAAAGTTGCTCTGCCGGTTCACCCAGTAAGTGAATCAGTTCAATCACCCGTTGTGATGGGCGAATCGCAATTACCAGTAGTTTCGTTACCGAATAGCTCGTCACAGTGTTCTGTTCCGGTAAATGTGAATCCACCGCGTCCTTCTGCTTCGGGAACAATTGGGAATGTTCCAAATTTGGCGAAATCCTACGAGCAGTTGCTATCTGGACAAGAAGTTCCAGTGGTGTCCTCTGTTCCAGCATCAGTAGCTGAACGTTTCGTTTCTTCAGTTCCGCAACGACCAGTGGCTTCATCAGATATCAGTGCaattcttccgagattgctgGATATTCGAGTCGGAAATACCGATTCTATGGCGGTGACTTTACCCTCGGTCACATTTGCTGCACGGGATACAATAGTTTCTTCAGCTCCGGGTATATCATCGCAAGCATTTGTGGGTTCGAGCGGTCTGATGTCAACAGTATACGGAAGTCATCCGTACTACACGGCCGCTCCTATAGCACAACTGCCACCAACAAATGCAGTAGCTTCAGAAGACTTCGTTCGAGTAAATCCATCGCAAAGCTGTTTCGGAAGTGTtccacctccaggagttccgcataGTTCAGCAGTTCTCCACGGGAATGCACCCTTAGGTTATTCGTCAACCTCTCCAGTAATGAATTCCTTTGGACCATCAACAGCGGGAGCCGGATTGCCGAATGCAACTCAATCGAGTCCTGCAGTGGGACCAACAAGTGCCCAACTTGCGGCGCGACAGGTAATGCCCCGTGAGTTGCCCAAGTTCAATGGCGATCCCCAGGAGTGGCCTATCTTCTACAGTTCCTTCAAGAACACTACGGAGGTATGCGGATATACCGATGCAGAGAATTTGGCCCGTCTACAGCGAAGTTTGGGAGGTTCTGCATTGGAAGCCGTACGAAGTCGCCTGCTGTTACCAGCGTCAGTTCCGTATGTGATTGAAACGCTCCACAAACTCTACGGGCGAGCGGAAATTCTGATCAGTTCGCTTCTGAAGAAAGTGAGGAACGTGCCAGCCCCGAAAGCGGAGAACCTGAGTTCGATTGTGGCTTATGGTTTGGCCATTCAGAACTTGGTCGACCACATCATCTTGGCCGATCAGCAAGCACATTTGGCGAACCCAATGCTGCTTCAGGAGTTGGTCGATAAGTTGCCCACATCTCTCAAGATGCAGTGGGGAACCTACAAGCAAGGCGTTGCATATGTCAACCTGGCGACATTCAACGGTTTCATGGCAGGCCTTGTGAACTTGGCGTCGGAGCTCACTATCGACGTGGACTGCGCACAGAACCAGCACAAGCAAGTTCGCGTGGAGAAGTCGAAGCCGAGGGAGAAGTTGTTCACTCACGCCAACGAATCGTCCGATGCAGCCAGGAAGGAAAAGGACACGACAGAAAGGACCATTTCAAAAGCCTGCTCGTATTGCGGAAAGGACAATCATCAGATCCTGAACTGTTCCGGTTTCAAGTCTTTGGATATCGGAGCGAGGTGGAAAGCAATGCGTCAGAAGAACCTGTGTCGTCTGTGTTTAGTTCCTCATCGGAAATGGCCATGCCACTCGAAAAAGGAGTGTGGCGTGGACGGCTGTCGTTTTCGTCATCACATGCTGCTGCACAGTAACCCGACAAGCCGAAGCGAATCCGCTGAGACAACGAAGCCAACCGAAGCGGTACAGCACAACTATCACCACACGAAGTCGTTTTCTCTCTTCCGTTATCTGCCAGTCACGATTTACGAAGACGGGAAACAGATCGAAATATACGCATTCCTGGACGACGGATCATCGTCGACGTTACTGGAAGAGGCAGTTGCAGTTCAGTTGGGGATTGACGGAGAGCCGGACAACCTTTGGTTAGGATGGACAGGGAAGATCGGCAGACACGAGAAGAGCTCTAAAAGGGTCAACGTGGAGTTATCCGGAGCTGGGAAACAAAATACCTTCCAGTTGAGCAACGTACGGACGGTGCGTGAGCTAGGACTTCCCAGTCAAACGTTGAACTATTCCGATCTGTCGAGATCCTATCCACATCTACAAGGTCTTCCCGTCAGCAGTTATGTGAATGCGAAACCCAGCATGATTATCGGCATCGAGCACGTGCATCTCCTCACCAGTCTGAAGCTTCGCGAAGGCGGAAGAAGCGATCCAGTCGCAACGAAAACTCGTCTCGGTTGGTGCGTctacggaagaaattctggaagtgaAGGATCCGTGGAACAGCTGAATCTACACGTCGGTCAGGAGATGAGCAACAGTGATCTGTACGACTCGATGAAGAAGTTTTTCGCCGTCGAAGAAGCTGTGGTCACGAAGCACCTTGAGTCCGACGAAGATCAGCGAGCCCGCAGTATATTGGAGGCAACTACAGTTCGCCGAGGAACAAGAATCGAGTCTGGTTTGCTGTGGCGAAAGGATAATATGCACTTTCCCGAGAGCTACAAGATGGCGATGAACAGACTCCTGGGGTTGGAGAAACGTCTGTCCAGAGATTCGGAACTTCGACAGAGAGTGAACGAGCAGATCAACAGCTTAGAACAAAAGCAGTACATCAGTAAGGCTTCACAGGAAGAGGTTGGCAGTCTGGATACTCGACGTGTCTGGTTTCTACCGCTGGGAGTAGTTATCAATCCCAAGAAGCCTGGCAAAATTCGGATGGTATGGGATGCGGCCGCGAAAGCCCATGGAGTCTGCTTCAATGACATGCTGCTGAAGGGTCCTGATCTTCTTGTGTCGCTAGTGGACGTTTTGCTGCGATTCAGACAAGGGAAAGTTGCCGTGTGCTCTGACATCCGGGAAATGTTCCTCCGAATCCTAATTCGCGATGAAGACAGATGGTCGCAGTGCTttctttggagaagtaatccGGAGGAAGAAGTACAAGTCTACGTGATCAACGTGGCGATGTTTGGTGCAACCAGCTCGCCATGTACAGCGCAGTTTGGGAAGAACTGGAATGCTTCTGACTACAGCGAACAATACCCCAGAGCAGTGGAAGCAGTGACCAAGAACCACTACGTGGATGACTTCCTCGACAGCGTCAACTCGGTGGAAGAAGCAGTACAGTTGGTACAGCAAGTTCAAGATATCCATGCAGCAGCCGGTTTCCAGTTTGGGAAGATACTGTCCAACGAGAAAGCAGTGCTAGACCAACTAGGAGAGACGAGTGCAGCGATCAGTAAACCACTGCCAGTAGACAAAGACCGAATATGCGAACGTGTTCTGGGCGTCACATGGATCCCGTCGGAAGACGCATTCACATTCAATCAACAGGGATTGGAGGAAGTATTAGGTGCCGATTGGGCAGCACCAACGAAGCGACAAGTCCTGCGTATTGTGATGAAGCTCTACGACCCCTTAGGATTCATTGCACACTTCGTCGTCCAAGGGAAGATCCTGATGCAGGAGATTTGGCGAACAGGTACTAGCTGGGACGAGTTTATTGCGGACCAGCCACGTGAGCTTTGGATAAGGTGGATCGAACAGTACCGGCAGATCAACGAAGTGAACGTTCCTCGctgcttcttcaaggatttctgtccGCAGCAAGTCAGCGATATTCAGGTCCATGGGTTCACAGATGCGAGCGTGTCAGCTTGTGCGTGTGTGGCCTACCTTAGAACGACAGTGGACGGAGAGAGTCAGTGTTCGTTGATTGCAGCGAAGACAAAAGTTGCACCTCTACGAACGCTATCCATCCCACGTTTGGAGCTTCAGGCTGCCATGATGGGTTCCCGTCTACTACAGAACATCTGCTCAGCCCTTAGCATCGATATCCACAAACGTTTCCTTTGGTCAGATTCAGCAACAGTTCTTGCTTGGCTTCGCTCCGATAGTCGTCGGTATCATCAGTTCGTGTCTTTCCGTGTTGGCGAAATACTGTCGTTAACCAGTGTGGATGAATGGCGCTACGTTCCTTCTCGCGAAAATGTTGCGGACGACGCCACGAAATGGAATGGGGGGCCTTCATTCGACCCGGGTTGCCGTTGGTACCAGGGTCCAGCATTTCTGCATGATCCGGAAAGTCAGTGGCCTACGGAACGGCCAGGAGATACAGCGGAAGCAGATGTGACCACCGAAGAAATTCGCCTCGTTGCAGTACACCGAACAGTAGTGGAAGTGATAGATATTGAACGATTTTCCCACTGGAACCGACTGCTACGTGCGACAGCATATGTTCACCGAGCTGTAGCAGTATGGAAGCATTCAACGAGcgggacaagatcgcttaaagtaCTGAGCCAGAGTGAATTTGCGAAAGCTGAAGAAACACTTTGGCGACAGGCGCAAGCACAGGCGTATCCGGAAGAAGTTCAGCTGTTGGAAGAAGGACAAAGTGTGGCAAAATGCAGTTCAATTCGTGCGTTGTCTCCATTTCTGGACGATAAAGGAGTTCTACGGGTTGGCGGCAGAATCGAACAAGCTCCATCGATTGCATACGAAGCGAAGCATCCAGTCGTGTTGCCGAGAAGTCATCGGATCACATACCTCGTTGTGCTCAGCTTTCACCAGCAGTTCCTGCACGCGAACACCGAGACAGTGTGCAACGAGTTGAGGCAACGGTTCTACATTCCGAGGATGCGAACAGTAGTGCGGAGCGTATGTCGTAGCTGTCAGTACTGCAAGATTAAGAAAGCAGCTCCAGTTCCACCGATGATGGGACCGCTACCGAAAGTTCGTCTGACTCCCTTTATCCGTCCGTTTACGTACGTCGGCGTGGACTACCTGGGTCACTTCGAAGTAAAAGTCGGTCGCAGTATTGTGAAGCGGTGGATATGTTTGTTTACGTGCCTCACAGTTCGAGCTGTTCATCTGGAGCTAGCACACAGTCTGTCAACGAAGTCTTGCGTAATGGCGTTCAGGCGTTTCGTGAACCGACGAGGAGCCCCGATGGAAGTATTCTCGGATAACGGTACCAACTTTGTGGGAGCCAGCCGCCAGCTGACAGAAGAGATCCAGAAAACCAAGGCCATCAACGAAGATTGTGCGGCTACGTTCACCAACGCCCGTACGCAGTGGCATTTCAACGTTCCTGCAGCCCCGCATATGGGAGGTCCGTGGGAGCGAATGGTGAAGTCTGTAAAAGTGGCAATGGCAGCAATATCCGACAGTCCGCATCATCCGAGTGACGAAGTATTTGAAACCATTAAGTTGGAAGCAGAGGGCATCGTTAACAGTCGTCCACTGACCTATGTACCCTTGGATGCAGCAGATCAAGAAGCACTCACTCCGAATCACTTCTTGCTCTACGGTTCAAGCGGCATCAAGCAGCCTACAGTCGATCAGTCCGTCAGTCTTCGAGAAAGCTGGTCAGTTGCTAGAAACATCGTGGACGAGTTCTGGCGCAGATGGGTGTTGGAGTATTTGCCGATGCTAACAAGGAGGACGAAGTGGTTCGAGAATGTGAAGCCTTTGGAGCCTGGTGACATGGTCGTGATAATAGATGAGCAGAGACGGAACAGTTGGGAAAGAGGATGGATTCTGGAGGTCTTTCCGGACAAATCAGGTCAAGTTCGGAGTGCAGTAGTAGAGACAGCTCGAGGAGTCTTTGCCAGGCCGGCAGTGAAGTTAGCAGTCCCAGATGTTTCGAGCAATGACATGAAGGCGGATGAAGTCGCACCGGAAACGGAAGTGGTTCACGGGGCGGGGAatgttaccggcaacactgttgaccgcgaaacAACAGTGAAACCACCGTCCGTTCCCTCGCAACTGAGCGGCTGTCACCGAGTGGACTGA
- the LOC109401917 gene encoding brahma-associated protein of 60 kDa, whose product MSQRFPPAGPSGAPPGPPGGPQRYPPSPAGQPSQPPPGMRPYGPGNNFPPRGYTPPPQMPGGPPPQNPPAMHQRPMQPGFQAGSMRGSPMPSGSSGGSKRPADNRSTMSQPPPKNDYPAKKKKKLADKILPQKVRDLVPESQAYMDLLAFERKLDATIMRKRLDIQEALKRPMKQKRKLRIFISNTFYPSKESEGGDQGGESSVASWELRVEGRLLEDNKSDPNKIKRKFSSFFKSLVIELDKDLYGPDNHLVEWHRTHSTQETDGFQVKRPGDRNVRCTILLLLDYQPLQFKLDPRLARLLGVHTQTRPVIISALWQYIKTHKLQDAHEREYITCDKYLEQIFGCQRMKFAEIPQRLNPLLHPPDPIVINHVITVEGGMENKQTACYDIDVEVDDTLKNQMNNFLLSTASQQEIQTLDSKIHDTVETINQLKTNREFFLSFAKDPQTFIHKWIVSQTRDLKTMTDIVGNPEEERRAEFYYQPWTQEAVSRYFFTKVNQKRAELEQALGIRNS is encoded by the exons ATGTCGCAACGCTTTCCACCAGCGGGGCCCAGTGGCGCTCCGCCCGGTCCTCCCGGCGGCCCGCAGCGGTATCCACCGTCGCCGGCCGGGCAGCCCAGTCAACCACCGCCCGGGATGCGTCCGTACGGGCCTGGTAACAACTTTCCG CCCCGCGGTTACACTCCGCCTCCGCAGATGCCCGGTGGACCGCCCCCGCAGAATCCACCGGCAATGCACCAGCGGCCGATGCAACCGGGTTTCCAAGCCGGCAGTATGCGCGGCTCACCGATGCCAAGCGGGTCGTCCGGAGGCAGCAAGCGTCCGGCGGACAACCGCAGCACCATGAGTCAACCGCCGCCGAAGAA TGACTATCcggcaaagaagaagaagaaacttgCGGACAAGATTCTTCCGCAGAAGGTGCGCGACTTGGTGCCAGAATCGCAAGCCTACATGGACTTGTTGGCGTTCGAGCGTAAGTTGGACGCAACGATCATGCGCAAGCGGCTGGACATCCAGGAGGCCTTGAAGCGTCCAATGAAGCAGAAGCGAAAGTTGAGGATCTTCATTTCCAACACTTTTTATCCGAGCAAGGAAAGCGAAGGTGGTGACCAGGGCGGTGAGAGTTCCGTTGCGTCCTGGGAACTCCGAGTGGAGGGCCGTCTGCTGGAGGACAACAAGTCGGACCCGAACAAGATCAAGCGGAAGTTCTCCAGCTTCTTCAAGTCGTTGGTGATTGAGCTGGACAAGGACCTTTATGGGCCGGACAATCATCTGGTCGAGTGGCATCGTACGCATTCCACGCAGGAAACGGACGGGTTCCAGGTGAAGCGCCCTGGAGATCGTAACGTCCGATGCACGATTCTGCTGCTGCTGGATTACCAGCCGTTGCAGTTCAAGTTGGATCCGCGTTTGGCCCGTCTTTTGGGAGTTCATACCCAGACTCGTCCGGTCATTATCTCCGCCTTGTGGCAATACATCAAGACGCACAAACTCCAGGATGCCCATGAACGCGAGTACATCACGTGCGACAAGTATCTGGAGCAGATCTTCGGCTGCCAGCGGATGAAGTTTGCGGAGATTCCGCAGCGCCTGAACCCACTGCTGCACCCACCGGATCCAATTGTCATCAACCACGTAATCACCGTGGAAGGTGGCATGGAGAACAAGCAGACGGCCTGTTACGACATCGACGTCGAGGTGGACGACACTCTCAAGAATCAGATGAATAACTTCCTGCTGAGCACGGCGTCCCAGCAGGAGATCCAAACGCTGGACAGCAAGATCCACGACACGGTCGAAACGATCAACCAGCTCAAGACGAACCGGGAGTTCTTCCTGAGCTTTGCCAAGGATCCGCAGACGTTCATCCACAAGTGGATCGTTTCGCAGACGCGGGATCTCAAGACGATGACCGACATCGTGGGCAACCCGGAGGAGGAACGCCGGGCTGAGTTCTACTATCAGCCGTGGACGCAGGAGGCCGTGTCCCGGTACTTCTTCACCAAGGTCAACCAGAAGCGCGCCGAGCTGGAGCAAGCGCTGGGAATTCGGAACTCTTAA